Proteins encoded by one window of Oreochromis niloticus isolate F11D_XX linkage group LG17, O_niloticus_UMD_NMBU, whole genome shotgun sequence:
- the tfec gene encoding transcription factor EC isoform X3: MPHLSDCSYYTMRDATRASNVQSHLENSKFHLHQSQNQPVKQYLTLGSKLATSAASGHAVTHPHTPGQALATVPIMRNGHMPPVSDSSNPNSPVTLLTMANHDSEFPMDEVIDDLISLESGFNDGGLDCMEPNIIMQNNVSLSSSMLDVYGGEQGMNAPNGGLSPTSNPTKLTVKREYTEHDTRVMAKERQKKDNHNLIERRRRYNINYRIKELGTLIPKSNDPDMRWNKGTILKASVEYIRWLQKEQQHARELESRQKKLEQANRRLLLRIQELEIQARAHGLPNMATALGTVEISSHLLKQQQQQQQQQQQSSPQAQQPQQPTLYQEDINNDYLQRIAAASGVPSTATVSGPQDHISGADACTTFSDPLSHFTDFFTTTLKEEHQLDEILMDDPLSPFGTDPLLSAGSPGAASKDSSRRSSFSSAEGDDL; this comes from the exons ATGCCACACTTAAGTGACTGCAGTTACTACACAATGCGGGATGCAACCAGAGCTTCAAAT GTACAGAGCCACCTGGAGAACTCCAAGTTCCATCTCCACCAGAGCCAGAATCAGCCCGTGAAGCAGTACCTGACGCTGGGCTCCAAGCTGGCCACCTCGGCCGCATCAGGCCACGCCGTGACACATCCGCACACCCCTGGCCAGGCACTCGCCACCGTGCCGATCATGAGGAACGGACACATGCCCCCTGTCAGCGACAGCAGCAACCCCAACAGCCCTGTTACCCTGCTTACGATGGCCAATCATGACAGTGAG tttccAATGGATGAAGTTATTGATGACCTAATTAGTCTTGAATCCGGTTTCAATGATGGAGGCTTGGATTGCATGGAGCCTAACATCATAATGCAAAACAAT GTGTCCCTCAGCAGCAGCATGTTGGACGTCTATGGGGGTGAACAAGGTATGAACGCCCCTAATGGTGGACTGAGTCCTACATCTAACCCTACAAAGCTCACTGTAAAAAGGGAATACACAG AACACGACACAAGGGTGATGGCCAAAGAGaggcagaaaaaagacaacCATAATCTGA TTGAAAGAAGGCGACGATACAACATTAACTACAGGATTAAGGAGCTTGGAACACTCATACCAAAGTCGAATGATCC TGACATGCGGTGGAACAAAGGCACCATCCTCAAGGCCTCGGTGGAGTACATAAGATGGCTGCAGAAGGAGCAGCAGCACGCCCGGGAGCTGGAAAGCCGTCAGAAGAAGCTGGAGCAAGCAAACAGGAGGCTGCTCCTGAGGATCCAG gAGCTTGAGATTCAAGCACGAGCTCACGGGCTACCAAACATGGCCACAGCCTTGGGGACGGTCGAAATTTCCTCCCACCTactcaaacaacaacaacaacagcagcagcagcagcagcaatcaTCTCCCCAGGCCCAGCAACCTCAGCAGCCAACTCTCTACCAAGAGGACATCAACAACGACTACCTCCAGAGGATAGCTGCGGCATCTGGCGTGCCATCCACTGCCACCGTCAGCGGGCCGCAGGATCACATTAGTGGCGCTGACGCCTGCACCACCTTCTCCGACCCGCTGTCCCATTTCACAGACTTCTTCACCACCACACTTAAGGAGGAACACCAGCTGGATGAGATCCTGATGGATGACCCACTGTCGCCGTTTGGCACCGATCCGCTCCTCTCGGCCGGCTCCCCTGGAGCTGCATCCAAGGACAGCAGCCGCAGGAGCAGCTTCAGCTCTGCCGAGGGTGATGACCTATAA
- the tfec gene encoding transcription factor EC isoform X7: MRNGHMPPVSDSSNPNSPVTLLTMANHDSEFPMDEVIDDLISLESGFNDGGLDCMEPNIIMQNNVSLSSSMLDVYGGEQGMNAPNGGLSPTSNPTKLTVKREYTEHDTRVMAKERQKKDNHNLIERRRRYNINYRIKELGTLIPKSNDPDMRWNKGTILKASVEYIRWLQKEQQHARELESRQKKLEQANRRLLLRIQELEIQARAHGLPNMATALGTVEISSHLLKQQQQQQQQQQQSSPQAQQPQQPTLYQEDINNDYLQRIAAASGVPSTATVSGPQDHISGADACTTFSDPLSHFTDFFTTTLKEEHQLDEILMDDPLSPFGTDPLLSAGSPGAASKDSSRRSSFSSAEGDDL, translated from the exons ATGAGGAACGGACACATGCCCCCTGTCAGCGACAGCAGCAACCCCAACAGCCCTGTTACCCTGCTTACGATGGCCAATCATGACAGTGAG tttccAATGGATGAAGTTATTGATGACCTAATTAGTCTTGAATCCGGTTTCAATGATGGAGGCTTGGATTGCATGGAGCCTAACATCATAATGCAAAACAAT GTGTCCCTCAGCAGCAGCATGTTGGACGTCTATGGGGGTGAACAAGGTATGAACGCCCCTAATGGTGGACTGAGTCCTACATCTAACCCTACAAAGCTCACTGTAAAAAGGGAATACACAG AACACGACACAAGGGTGATGGCCAAAGAGaggcagaaaaaagacaacCATAATCTGA TTGAAAGAAGGCGACGATACAACATTAACTACAGGATTAAGGAGCTTGGAACACTCATACCAAAGTCGAATGATCC TGACATGCGGTGGAACAAAGGCACCATCCTCAAGGCCTCGGTGGAGTACATAAGATGGCTGCAGAAGGAGCAGCAGCACGCCCGGGAGCTGGAAAGCCGTCAGAAGAAGCTGGAGCAAGCAAACAGGAGGCTGCTCCTGAGGATCCAG gAGCTTGAGATTCAAGCACGAGCTCACGGGCTACCAAACATGGCCACAGCCTTGGGGACGGTCGAAATTTCCTCCCACCTactcaaacaacaacaacaacagcagcagcagcagcagcaatcaTCTCCCCAGGCCCAGCAACCTCAGCAGCCAACTCTCTACCAAGAGGACATCAACAACGACTACCTCCAGAGGATAGCTGCGGCATCTGGCGTGCCATCCACTGCCACCGTCAGCGGGCCGCAGGATCACATTAGTGGCGCTGACGCCTGCACCACCTTCTCCGACCCGCTGTCCCATTTCACAGACTTCTTCACCACCACACTTAAGGAGGAACACCAGCTGGATGAGATCCTGATGGATGACCCACTGTCGCCGTTTGGCACCGATCCGCTCCTCTCGGCCGGCTCCCCTGGAGCTGCATCCAAGGACAGCAGCCGCAGGAGCAGCTTCAGCTCTGCCGAGGGTGATGACCTATAA
- the tfec gene encoding transcription factor EC isoform X6 has translation MPHLSDCSYYTMRDATRASNVQSHLENSKFHLHQSQNQPVKQYLTLGSKLATSAASGHAVTHPHTPGQALATVPIMRNGHMPPVSDSSNPNSPVTLLTMANHDSEFPMDEVIDDLISLESGFNDGGLDCMEPNIIMQNNVSLSSSMLDVYGGEQEHDTRVMAKERQKKDNHNLIERRRRYNINYRIKELGTLIPKSNDPDMRWNKGTILKASVEYIRWLQKEQQHARELESRQKKLEQANRRLLLRIQELEIQARAHGLPNMATALGTVEISSHLLKQQQQQQQQQQQSSPQAQQPQQPTLYQEDINNDYLQRIAAASGVPSTATVSGPQDHISGADACTTFSDPLSHFTDFFTTTLKEEHQLDEILMDDPLSPFGTDPLLSAGSPGAASKDSSRRSSFSSAEGDDL, from the exons ATGCCACACTTAAGTGACTGCAGTTACTACACAATGCGGGATGCAACCAGAGCTTCAAAT GTACAGAGCCACCTGGAGAACTCCAAGTTCCATCTCCACCAGAGCCAGAATCAGCCCGTGAAGCAGTACCTGACGCTGGGCTCCAAGCTGGCCACCTCGGCCGCATCAGGCCACGCCGTGACACATCCGCACACCCCTGGCCAGGCACTCGCCACCGTGCCGATCATGAGGAACGGACACATGCCCCCTGTCAGCGACAGCAGCAACCCCAACAGCCCTGTTACCCTGCTTACGATGGCCAATCATGACAGTGAG tttccAATGGATGAAGTTATTGATGACCTAATTAGTCTTGAATCCGGTTTCAATGATGGAGGCTTGGATTGCATGGAGCCTAACATCATAATGCAAAACAAT GTGTCCCTCAGCAGCAGCATGTTGGACGTCTATGGGGGTGAACAAG AACACGACACAAGGGTGATGGCCAAAGAGaggcagaaaaaagacaacCATAATCTGA TTGAAAGAAGGCGACGATACAACATTAACTACAGGATTAAGGAGCTTGGAACACTCATACCAAAGTCGAATGATCC TGACATGCGGTGGAACAAAGGCACCATCCTCAAGGCCTCGGTGGAGTACATAAGATGGCTGCAGAAGGAGCAGCAGCACGCCCGGGAGCTGGAAAGCCGTCAGAAGAAGCTGGAGCAAGCAAACAGGAGGCTGCTCCTGAGGATCCAG gAGCTTGAGATTCAAGCACGAGCTCACGGGCTACCAAACATGGCCACAGCCTTGGGGACGGTCGAAATTTCCTCCCACCTactcaaacaacaacaacaacagcagcagcagcagcagcaatcaTCTCCCCAGGCCCAGCAACCTCAGCAGCCAACTCTCTACCAAGAGGACATCAACAACGACTACCTCCAGAGGATAGCTGCGGCATCTGGCGTGCCATCCACTGCCACCGTCAGCGGGCCGCAGGATCACATTAGTGGCGCTGACGCCTGCACCACCTTCTCCGACCCGCTGTCCCATTTCACAGACTTCTTCACCACCACACTTAAGGAGGAACACCAGCTGGATGAGATCCTGATGGATGACCCACTGTCGCCGTTTGGCACCGATCCGCTCCTCTCGGCCGGCTCCCCTGGAGCTGCATCCAAGGACAGCAGCCGCAGGAGCAGCTTCAGCTCTGCCGAGGGTGATGACCTATAA
- the tfec gene encoding transcription factor EC isoform X4, translating into MSRCCVVKVITLTEIQLLQVQSHLENSKFHLHQSQNQPVKQYLTLGSKLATSAASGHAVTHPHTPGQALATVPIMRNGHMPPVSDSSNPNSPVTLLTMANHDSEFPMDEVIDDLISLESGFNDGGLDCMEPNIIMQNNVSLSSSMLDVYGGEQGMNAPNGGLSPTSNPTKLTVKREYTEHDTRVMAKERQKKDNHNLIERRRRYNINYRIKELGTLIPKSNDPDMRWNKGTILKASVEYIRWLQKEQQHARELESRQKKLEQANRRLLLRIQELEIQARAHGLPNMATALGTVEISSHLLKQQQQQQQQQQQSSPQAQQPQQPTLYQEDINNDYLQRIAAASGVPSTATVSGPQDHISGADACTTFSDPLSHFTDFFTTTLKEEHQLDEILMDDPLSPFGTDPLLSAGSPGAASKDSSRRSSFSSAEGDDL; encoded by the exons ATGAGCCGCTGTTGTGTGGTCAAAGTAATCACCTTGACAGAGATCCAACTTTTACAG GTACAGAGCCACCTGGAGAACTCCAAGTTCCATCTCCACCAGAGCCAGAATCAGCCCGTGAAGCAGTACCTGACGCTGGGCTCCAAGCTGGCCACCTCGGCCGCATCAGGCCACGCCGTGACACATCCGCACACCCCTGGCCAGGCACTCGCCACCGTGCCGATCATGAGGAACGGACACATGCCCCCTGTCAGCGACAGCAGCAACCCCAACAGCCCTGTTACCCTGCTTACGATGGCCAATCATGACAGTGAG tttccAATGGATGAAGTTATTGATGACCTAATTAGTCTTGAATCCGGTTTCAATGATGGAGGCTTGGATTGCATGGAGCCTAACATCATAATGCAAAACAAT GTGTCCCTCAGCAGCAGCATGTTGGACGTCTATGGGGGTGAACAAGGTATGAACGCCCCTAATGGTGGACTGAGTCCTACATCTAACCCTACAAAGCTCACTGTAAAAAGGGAATACACAG AACACGACACAAGGGTGATGGCCAAAGAGaggcagaaaaaagacaacCATAATCTGA TTGAAAGAAGGCGACGATACAACATTAACTACAGGATTAAGGAGCTTGGAACACTCATACCAAAGTCGAATGATCC TGACATGCGGTGGAACAAAGGCACCATCCTCAAGGCCTCGGTGGAGTACATAAGATGGCTGCAGAAGGAGCAGCAGCACGCCCGGGAGCTGGAAAGCCGTCAGAAGAAGCTGGAGCAAGCAAACAGGAGGCTGCTCCTGAGGATCCAG gAGCTTGAGATTCAAGCACGAGCTCACGGGCTACCAAACATGGCCACAGCCTTGGGGACGGTCGAAATTTCCTCCCACCTactcaaacaacaacaacaacagcagcagcagcagcagcaatcaTCTCCCCAGGCCCAGCAACCTCAGCAGCCAACTCTCTACCAAGAGGACATCAACAACGACTACCTCCAGAGGATAGCTGCGGCATCTGGCGTGCCATCCACTGCCACCGTCAGCGGGCCGCAGGATCACATTAGTGGCGCTGACGCCTGCACCACCTTCTCCGACCCGCTGTCCCATTTCACAGACTTCTTCACCACCACACTTAAGGAGGAACACCAGCTGGATGAGATCCTGATGGATGACCCACTGTCGCCGTTTGGCACCGATCCGCTCCTCTCGGCCGGCTCCCCTGGAGCTGCATCCAAGGACAGCAGCCGCAGGAGCAGCTTCAGCTCTGCCGAGGGTGATGACCTATAA